The stretch of DNA TTCCCAACATGACTGGTCCATCAAGCAATGAATGACTGTTTAAAATGGAGAAACTTGATATACTTGATTTTCTGGTACTGAAATCTTACATAAATTCTAAAGGAGGCCTTTGgagtgaataaaaaataattgctctattgtatatttattttaattgttgaaAAAGTAAATTGTGACTCGTTCTGTCTTAGATGCTCTTTTTATGGTAGCTCAGTCCTGAAAAAACACAAGACGTCATCCAAGACAGCAGGTGGCGCCGTAAGCATTACTCTTCTTGTAATATATTAGGTAAGACCGAATGAGCATTTCCTCACATTGACTCGCCACCTTCTCTCTGTTACGGAAGATACTTGACATCgtgtcaataataataaaaaaaatgccgGGGATCTTGAGGACCTTTGCCAGCCGCGTCGCACCCGTCCTGCGGGGACACACTGTCTCCCAGACGGCGAATTTGTACACCAAACCGCCAAAAGAGAAAATCGGCTTCGTTGTGAGTGTCTGAGCTAACGGCTAACTGCTAGCCGCTAACGACTGTCCTTTTGGAGGTCATAGTCTGTGCTCTCTTTAGCTAtagattataattttttttcaaaaaccaaCTTGATTTTGGTGACTGATGGTGGATTCACACACTCTTGTTTAGTCAAAAATCTTTTTCGATTTATTTTTCCGAGTTTGGCATGAAGGGATTTGGAGATCTGATCCCTATCAGATTAAGAAACTGTtcagaatagttttttttgcCTCTTCTAATCAATTATATAGTCACTTTAAAGGTCAACTAGTTTAAACAAGACTACGTTTAATGACCTAATACTACACTGAATCTTAATgagattcagttttaaaataacttcattttaagtcgtttaaaatgtttaactggTTCTGAACGTCAAGTAATCTCCCTGAAGAAATCCAAGTATTAAAAACCAAAGAACCAACACATATTACTATTATTAAGGTACCACTATTTTACTGTTCTTCTCTGATTAGCAGGTTTCTCTTTAacaacttgtttattttaaataaatccctCCATCTTTAGTATGAACAGCAGGACATGTATGACACAATGTGCAGATACTTCTGAGACTTGTTCAGAGCGCTCTGTCGGGGGAAATGATCTGGAATAGGGAGAGCAGTTTAACATTTATTACAACTGCTGAGGAGCAACATAAAACAAGTTTACATGTAAAGGTTTCTGATGAGAGCTTTGTTTGCAGCTCCAAGGTGGCGCTGTTTTCTAACTATAGAATCACTAGGAAAAACAACTAACctgttttaatctttatttcagGATTGGATTTGTTAActttatggattttatttatttagttttcttcaGTTTGGCTAGAAAGATCAACATGTAGGTAATTCCTTATCCAGAGTAGGTATGGACAAGATGTGCTAAAAAATAATCTCTATCTTCAGAAATTTGCTGTGATATTGAATAAAAGCTCAGTTTGCTATAAATATCCAACAGAGCCTCGATGACAGAACAGGATAGTTTGCCTCACCAACTATGGGTTTGACGCTGAATTACCTATTGCATCTAAACTATCCATATGTTTAGTGTTCAAAGATAGAAGTTGGATAGCTTTACGTGTTTGCTAAATTTAAATGCAGACTGAAAGCAGTGCTGAGAGACAGTTCTATCACTACCACTGAAATTACTTTTATGTTCTGTCAACTCCTCACATCTCAGTTGTCTCaggtttgtgtttctttacGACATATTCTCCTTCCTGAGATTaattccttgttttctttttgttcaaacCGGGAAACATCCCTACATGATTGTCAGGCTTAAGAAAAGTCAGTGCCATATATTTTTGCCTCAGTTGCactgaattcaattcaaaacaCTCCTTACTGTTTCATCTATAAGATGAATTATAGTTCCAAAGATTTTTTCAGTGTCTGTCTGAAGATAAATGACAAACCCTTCTTTGCTCCTTTAGCTTGAGGATTGTATTTACTCTTTTATCAGTCACTTGTTTGTAGACCAAGAGGTGATATCTGCTCTCCTGCCTGTTAGCTCAGTTTGATTGTATTGTTCTGCACTCATCTGCTGACTCATCGATCCATCTCTCTGTCTTTTGTCCAGGAATCATCAATTGCGTGGGTTGTGTTGTCTGCAACGGTCCTTGGACCCTCTGGATGGatcctttctcacc from Xiphophorus hellerii strain 12219 chromosome 19, Xiphophorus_hellerii-4.1, whole genome shotgun sequence encodes:
- the cox8a gene encoding cytochrome c oxidase subunit 8A, mitochondrial — translated: MPGILRTFASRVAPVLRGHTVSQTANLYTKPPKEKIGFVESSIAWVVLSATVLGPSGWILSHLEDYKKRD